A stretch of the Nicotiana tabacum cultivar K326 chromosome 6, ASM71507v2, whole genome shotgun sequence genome encodes the following:
- the LOC142182188 gene encoding uncharacterized protein LOC142182188 yields MRVVAVETQGGNRGRGQIYPDGSKSNNTVYNATAAELKTRIEEYFNKGNEEALPSILEAILKRKLTRKHEHTDDELMEELQMKPWMILQSVESVFGDLFDIPIYFVFGFLDSLDVLFYPDEIKKNVEVKFDEIGERVEKGEITPEEGYALFKEFEDGVVVERAKLMEKDAPQFDENMLPDKNKNLDDPPGEGPVVRWQTRVVFAPGGDAWHPKNRKVKLAVTVKELGLSKHQFGRLRELVGNRYHPGRDELTITSER; encoded by the exons ATGCGGGTCGTTgcagtggagactcaag GCGGGAACAGGGGAAGGGGTCAGATTTATCCCGACGGCAGCAAGAGTAACAATACTGTTTATAATGCTACAGCAGCAG AGTTGAAGACGCGGATTGAGGAGTACTTCAACAAAGGCAATGAAGAGGCGCTTCCgtcaattcttgaagcaattttaaagaggaaattgacgAGAAAGCATGAGCACACAGATGATGAGTTAATGGAGGAGCTTCAAATGAAACCCTGGATGAT TTTACAGAGTGTAGAGTCAGTTTTTGGCGATCTATTTGACatcccaatctattttgtatTTGGATTCCTTGACTCATTGGATGTTTTATTTTACCCAGACGAAATTAAGAAGAATGTGGAGGTTAAGTTTGATGAGATAGGTGAAAGGGTTGAAAAAGGTGAGATTACTCCTGAAGAAGGCTATGCATTGTTCAAGGAGTTTGAGGATGGGGTGGTCGTGGAGCGCGCAAAACTGATGGAGAAGGATGCTCCACAGTTTGATGAGAATATGTTGCCAGATAAGAACAAGAATTTGGATGACCCGCCAGGTGAAGGGCCGGTTGTTAGATGGCAAACAAGGGTGGTCTTTGCTCCTGGTGGTGATGCATGGCATCCAAAAAACAGGAAAGTCAAATTGGCTGTTACGGTGAAAGAGTTGGGTCTGTCAAAGCATCAATTTGGTCGCTTAAGAGAGTTGGTTGGAAACCGCTACCATCCTGGGAGAGACGAGCTTACAATAACTAGTGAAAGGTAA